In one window of Zingiber officinale cultivar Zhangliang chromosome 11A, Zo_v1.1, whole genome shotgun sequence DNA:
- the LOC122031501 gene encoding probable CCR4-associated factor 1 homolog 11, with the protein MAVAVVNNVNDMLISSSAASTSRVEVRSVWAHNLDEEFALIRSAVPFHPFVALDTEYPGVVVASKNPYCTLTLPQRYELIRANVEALRIVQVGLTLSDAAGNLPCAIYSDGTCVRYVWEFNFRDFDISRDRYAPSSVELLKANGIDFQKNQIWGIDSCRFAQHLATSGLLSFGHFSPVSWVTFQGAYDFAFLVKMLTCDCKLPKTVREFLHLVHFFFGKRVFDVKHLSKHCPGLYGGLERVASTVRVERAVGSRHQSGSDSLLTWQVFYQIASRVNPQLIHRPEHMGTLFDLQLL; encoded by the coding sequence ATGGCCGTCGCAGTTGTCAACAACGTTAACGATATGCTAATTTCCTCTTCCGCCGCCAGCACCAGCAGAGTCGAGGTTCGCTCCGTGTGGGCTCATAACCTCGACGAGGAGTTCGCCCTTATCCGCTCCGCCGTCCCGTTCCACCCCTTCGTCGCATTGGACACCGAGTATCCTGGCGTCGTCGTCGCTTCCAAAAATCCCTACTGCACCCTCACCCTCCCCCAGCGCTACGAATTGATCCGCGCCAACGTCGAGGCCCTCCGCATCGTCCAGGTCGGTCTCACCCTCTCCGACGCCGCCGGCAACCTCCCATGTGCCATCTACAGCGACGGCACTTGTGTGCGTTACGTGTGGGAATTTAATTTCCGCGACTTCGACATCAGCCGCGACCGTTACGCCCCTTCCTCCGTCGAGCTGCTCAAGGCTAATGGCATCGACTTCCAAAAGAATCAAATATGGGGCATCGACTCTTGCAGATTCGCCCAGCACTTGGCCACCTCCGGCTTGCTTTCCTTTGGCCATTTTTCTCCCGTCTCCTGGGTTACCTTCCAAGGCGCCTATGACTTCGCCTTCCTAGTCAAGATGCTGACATGCGACTGCAAATTACCAAAGACCGTTCGTGAGTTCTTGCACCTTGTTCACTTCTTTTTCGGCAAAAGGGTGTTCGATGTGAAGCACCTTAGCAAGCATTGTCCTGGGCTTTACGGAGGATTGGAGCGGGTGGCCTCTACCGTCCGAGTTGAGCGAGCAGTGGGCTCTCGACATCAGTCCGGCTCCGATAGCTTATTAACATGGCAGGTGTTCTACCAAATCGCTTCTCGTGTGAATCCACAACTCATCCATCGTCCAGAACACATGGGAACACTATTTGACCTCCAACTGCTATAG